Genomic DNA from Dysidea avara chromosome 10, odDysAvar1.4, whole genome shotgun sequence:
TTTCTCCCAATTACCCTTAAGGTCAGCCTCAATATATGGAGTCAATCTCTCTTTAATTTGTTCACATGCCCTTTTTATTGCCATACCATACAAGTCAGAGGAAACTGATGCTGCTGTTGGGGTTGCATTGGCCACAGTGTTGGTGGCCATCTCACTAATGTGTACTTTACTGTGGGATACACCCAGGACTCTGGCACACACTTGTACCATCTTGGTGTGTAGTCCTTGTCCCATTTCCACTCCTCCATGTGCCAATAATACTGAACCATCAGTATACACATGTACTAGAGCTCCTCCCTAacaccaagagtatataatagtaatCAAGAGTATACAACGGTGTATTACCAATTGCATAGAGTAACACGGACACTTCAGTAACTGTTCATTTACGTGAAATGGCAATATGAAATGTGTATGAGCATGGCGACAGGTATTTACTCACCAGTTTAtcatgttattcaaccaagtatctAACAGTTGTTGTACAAGGATAGTGTTATAAGggcccaagataactccagcttgtTCGTGAAAGCAGTGACACAAATGAGCATGCTGCCATGCCTTGAGGGATCCACTTTTGGCAGTAACTCTGACATTAGTCATTTCGCTTTAATTCAGTCGTGTTTTCACTGGCCAAATTGGACCAAATACAGCGACCATTAATGGAAAcataaatgaacaattactgaaatatccaatatcttttttattattattatcaacactttacagtgaccagcactgaaggtctgacagcaacttgtgctgcagccttaggattacctaacctaattacaaggacttagatttaaatgacttatagctaataaagtgtaacagaaaaggggccaaagtaaggaaagctaatcattaatcacagggtaaCACACCATTCgttactattatatactcttgctaacATTAATACATTTGAATTGTACTACTAtatactaccaagagttcataatatatatactaagtagagtatcctactctcacatacccctgtagaaaggcgtatagtgaagttatgacgtaacgacaagatgttgtggtttgtgacgtacaggaagccgtaaaagtgcaagaatcgttagcgcCGTTTCtcacttgcgacgctcaggatagccgtattcgcgaatggcctagtaagaaacacctacgaagcggtcttaacccatgaaggaatgattgtagttgggtgagaaatgtttagagctggagttaatttggttgctagcgacgttggtaggcacgcgttcaatcgataccgtgttcaactaatgacatcattaattatacaaagaaaaacgggcaaacttagaagtgttacgtcataacttcacgatacgcctttctacaggggtatatgagagtaggatactctccttagtatatatattatgagcTCTTGATACTACTTACTTGGCACATAGGTGGAGGAAAAGCTGTTCCAAATTTAGTAGGAATCACTGAGATACCTCGTTTCTTCCAATAATTATTTCTGAATATAATGTAATGTAACTTCTAGTAGCCTTAACTATAACTAACTTATTAAAGTCCTCAATAGCTGTAACACGCTGATCATATTTGATCTTAGTCATCAACTCATTCCAACATCGCTGGAGATGCAGATCACTAAGAACTTGACTTGCTGGTATCCTGTCTCCCTCATGATATAGGTTTAATTCTCGCACCTAGTAGTTACTCAATAGTATACATCTTCACCAGACAGTGTAACTAATATGAAACTCTACCTTGTGTACAGGTAGTTTACACACATCAGCCACATTACTAATAACACACTCCATCATGTACATAGCCTGTGGTCTGCCAAAACAACGGAAAGCTGTGTTTGATGGAAGGTTAGTCTTGCAAGCATAAGCCCTTGCCTTAACATTAGGTATTTGGTAGGCATTCTCAACATGCATTATAGACTCTTCCATTACCTACATATAAAAATGCCAATGCAAGAGTATGTATATTGTTTGTTTGCATACATGAACTGATAGATCTATGGAACATCCTGCATTAGAATACAAATCTATTTCCAATGCTAACAATCGTCCATCTTTTCTAAAGCCAACCTGAGAATTTGCAGCATACACAGTATACCGATCACCAGTAACTGTTAACCCACCTTGTATTTGCCAAGAAAAGGATGTCGTGTTCCAGTGGTCATCATGTCTTCATTGCGATCTAACATCATCCTTATAGGTACTTTCAATCTGAAGAAATTTAAACActgattattatttttgttacaTAGTAAACTGCAACTAACTTGTTAGCTGCCACAGCTAATGCTGTGGAAAACATACAACTACGTGTTTCCTTTCCACCAAATCCTCCTCCTGTGTGTGCATACAGTTAAAAGTTTGTACTGTTAATATAGTTGTACCAAACAGTCAAACTGTGATAAAGGGTACAAATCTTTCGAACACATCCAGAGTTAACATGTTTaaaaatcaaagatggcagttATGAAATGGCAGCAATGATGCAATGATGTGAATATACTTTTAATAATGATGTACTTATGTCATCACTATTGATATTGACATCTTTGTAAACAATTTTTTTAGCTACCCCTCTTGAATTCATAATCCTTTTAACCCTTGACTCCATCCATACATTTTCACAGATCAGCTGCAGTTTGGTATATATAGGTATCAGTTCTTCTTGTATCAGTAAAGCCAGCCATATAGACTTGCTGTTAGGGATGGGAAACTATTCAattatcgtgataatcgtgatTATTTTATTGGCAATAATCGACATCGTCTACTTTTCATTGACTGGTGATAATCAAAATTGGCAATTATCGGCAATAATCGTGGTATTCAGAgaaatatttgtaaattttCCATGTAATTTAACCATTCAATTAACAATTCATGATGTGTTCAGTGTTTTTCATCACAAGAATTGAGTtgacaataatcgtgataatcgtgatatTTGTTCATGGCAATAATCGTAtagcaaaatatcaatatcGCCCATCACTACTTGCTGTACATCACCGGACATTTAAAACGTTACTGTAGGTATAAAGAATCTCTATTGCAACATGTTTATCAGTATTTTACAAGTTGATTTGCTCGAAGTCATTACAATGTGACTGTTTCATTTAGATATTCAAATTTCACACTTGGTACACACATAACTTCATGGTCACATCTATACTTTGTATTTGTGATAACAgatcaatattattttgttcatgtctctaattataattattgaaaGTATATAGGCTGATTGCTCAAGCTAGGAAAACAACAgtaatactttaaatatttaacACATAAATATGTTGGTTCCAGACTTTGTTATCTACTTTAAATTTGCCAAACTAAAATGTAATTGAATAACATCTCATATGTATAGATATACAGTGAAAGGCCTCTCTTAACATAAGCACAAAGATTTTTATCTCAATAGGTCTCATTCAATATATGAATTTCTGAAATGGGAAACGTCTACAATTTATTATGCATACCAAGTCTTTTAACTCGTGCTAGTATTCTGTTAGCTGGAACACCTAAAGAAGCTGCTGCTTGCAACTATAAACATGCAAGATGATATTTAACAATAAAAACTGATAAGATACCTGAGTTCTGTTTGCATTTTGAGTAGACACAAATACTTCCATTTCTTCTCCATCCTTGGGTACAGCAAGAACTGCCTGAGTCTCCAAATAAAAATGTTCCTATAACAGGATGGGAAGAAACCATCTAAAGCACATGTCAATCACATTTTCTAGCATCAGTTCCCTTAAATGTCCACTCTTGTTTCATAGATTTTCGTTTCTGTCATCCTTACTCAAACgtaaaattttaaattattcCTTATGCTTTATTACTTGAGAGTGTTTGTTTCAAACTTATATACACTGACCTGTCCACCCACTCTTATTTCCCCTGTCAAGACATGATCAACAGTAGTAAGTACTGTTTTAGTGTCTCCACTGTTAATGGATCGAATAGGCTGAAAATAAGAATTGGCAGCGATGGCATCCTATATAAGTATATATCAAAATATTTTAACATTAATTGTTCAGATATACCTCTATGGTAGTAATTGGTGTAAGATCCTTGTATTCTATTTTCACCAGCTTTGCTGCACGCTGTGCTAATGATCGATTTTTAGCAAtcactaatcctaccagttgtcCTATACATGTGACCTGTAAAATGAAAAATAGCTTTACTGCAGTTATAGCAAACACATACCTTTTTATTAGCAAATACATTTTCATCTGCAATTTCAGTTGTACCAACTAAGTTACTACCTCCTGCTGGAATATCTTGAGCACAAATGAAGTCAACAAATCCTTTAACTTCAGCAGCTTCACTGATATCAATATCAATTATTTCAGCATGGGGATGTGAGCTAACTACGATGGCAGCATGAAGCTCATCTTTGTAACTTGGCATGTCATCAACATACATGGCTTCTCCTGTAGCTTGTTGTAAGGCTGACAAGTGCATCAATGGTCTTCCTACAACATCATCACTTGGTTGACTACCTGCAACATCCTTCAAAATGATAAAGGGGAATATGTAAAGTATATAGCTGTTTTCTGAAAGTACCTGGAATCCTTGAGAAGCCTTGGTTAGCTCCTTACGAAAAGGTTTAGTAGCTGACAGTAGCTCATGAGGGATGCTACTGATCTCATTTTTCACTGTCAAATAAAACTTCAGGAAAAAAGAAGCAGTTAGGGCACATCGGAATTCTGGTCTCCCTCCTGGAGCATCTAAAGGAATTTTCATTTCTTCAATTAAACTGGAACAAGCATCATCACATAAAGAATCATTCCATTCTCTATCACAAATAGTTAAGATAAAACATGTAACACTAAGTGCGTATGGTGTGTTACCTCCCAATTAATTTGAATTGTGTCTTACTAGCAACCTTTGTAACTGGTGCCATTCCACCAAAAACTAAACTACTTTCCTTCACTTGCCATTTTCTGTCTTCTTCAATAACTACTACTCTCATTCCAGCATTAACTATGGCAATGTCATCATCACGACGAAGTGACTGCTTGTAACCATACACAAACTCATGCTGTAACACATCACATGATAATGTTATAGTGTGTTAAGTGATGTATACCTCTTGTGTCCAGGGTATTACTAGTGACACCAATACTTCATCATGTTTAAGAACTGTCTTGCGATAAGACACAAAAAAGCTTTCATCTATCTTGCGTGAGTATTGTGGagctatacatgtgtacatacaaaGTATGGGAACAGTTAAACATGTACAATAGCTAACCATTTTTTGATGTGATATTCAAAACAGCTCCAGCAGCTACTAGAATAGGATTTAAATCAGATATGGGACTGGCTGTGACAATGTTACCCCCTATAACCTATACATACACAACTGATCATCAACCATCAACTTTATTACACTTCACTTACAGCAACATTTCTGATCTGTGGACCAGCAAACAGCCTCAACATTTCCAGAATAGCTACAAGTGTTCTTGTCTTGTGGTGAGGTAACCGATTACAAATTTCCTTCATCTTTACTTCAGTTTCACTGAGGGTACAAGCAGCTCCAATCAGTAAACCATCATCAGTTTCCTCCAATACATTCATCTCTGGTATGTGAGCAGGTGAGACCAATACAGGAAAATGAGCACTCTTAAATTTCACCTCAACACCTATCCATGTGAACAAAATTGCACCAGAATATTTGGCTTTTATACAATTACCAATTTCTGAATTTCCTGCTACAATTCTAACTTTTTCTAAATACTTTGCTTTAATTGAAAGTAGTTGTTGTAAAGTGCTTGGACGAAACCACTGAACCCGATCTGTTTTGATGTGTAGAGGTGGAGGTGAGGTTGAGATCTACACAAACTAAACTGAAATAGTTGTAAATTAAACTTACTAGTTACCATTAATTCTGGTGGAAATATTGGTTCTTGTGTTGGATCCAGTGGTTGAAACTCAGTTGGGTCAAACAGTACATAAGGTCCCTAATTagaattttagtacttttgtaattatATTCTATTTAAGTCGTACCTCTATAACTCTAGTGTTATTATCTTTGCTACAAGCACAATTTCCACCATCGCCTTTACAACAGAATGTTCTAAACCCATCCAGTATAGGTCGATAGCCAGTACACCTGCACAAGTTACCTAAGGGGACATGATAGTAGTTAGGTAATGACCTCTAAACTCATTGACAAACCCTCAAAAGCTCTTTCCATTTCTTCTTCAGTTGGCATCGTATTATTCCTCAGTAAAGTATACATGGACATTACAATTCCTGGTGTACAAAATCCACACTGTGATCCATGAGCCTTTGCAATTCGTTCCT
This window encodes:
- the LOC136268484 gene encoding xanthine dehydrogenase/oxidase-like; translated protein: MEEVEGAVGDITFFVNGNKVRLSCPDPEITLLYFLRNHLGLKGTKLGCAEGGCGACTVMVSKYNHKTKTVNHFSVNACLAPLCSVDHMAVTTVEGIGSTRTKIHPVQERIAKAHGSQCGFCTPGIVMSMYTLLRNNTMPTEEEMERAFEGNLCRCTGYRPILDGFRTFCCKGDGGNCACSKDNNTRVIEGPYVLFDPTEFQPLDPTQEPIFPPELMISTSPPPLHIKTDRVQWFRPSTLQQLLSIKAKYLEKVRIVAGNSEIGVEVKFKSAHFPVLVSPAHIPEMNVLEETDDGLLIGAACTLSETEVKMKEICNRLPHHKTRTLVAILEMLRLFAGPQIRNVAVIGGNIVTASPISDLNPILVAAGAVLNITSKNAPQYSRKIDESFFVSYRKTVLKHDEVLVSLVIPWTQEHEFVYGYKQSLRRDDDIAIVNAGMRVVVIEEDRKWQVKESSLVFGGMAPVTKVASKTQFKLIGREWNDSLCDDACSSLIEEMKIPLDAPGGRPEFRCALTASFFLKFYLTVKNEISSIPHELLSATKPFRKELTKASQGFQDVAGSQPSDDVVGRPLMHLSALQQATGEAMYVDDMPSYKDELHAAIVVSSHPHAEIIDIDISEAAEVKGFVDFICAQDIPAGGSNLVGTTEIADENVFANKKVTCIGQLVGLVIAKNRSLAQRAAKLVKIEYKDLTPITTIEDAIAANSYFQPIRSINSGDTKTVLTTVDHVLTGEIRVGGQEHFYLETQAVLAVPKDGEEMEVFVSTQNANRTQLQAAASLGVPANRILARVKRLGGGFGGKETRSCMFSTALAVAANKLKVPIRMMLDRNEDMMTTGTRHPFLGKYKVGFRKDGRLLALEIDLYSNAGCSIDLSVHVMEESIMHVENAYQIPNVKARAYACKTNLPSNTAFRCFGRPQAMYMMECVISNVADVCKLPVHKVRELNLYHEGDRIPASQVLSDLHLQRCWNELMTKIKYDQRVTAIEDFNKNNYWKKRGISVIPTKFGTAFPPPMCQGGALVHVYTDGSVLLAHGGVEMGQGLHTKMVQVCARVLGVSHSKVHISEMATNTVANATPTAASVSSDLYGMAIKRACEQIKERLTPYIEADLKGNWEKWVSAAYLDMVNLSAQEFYSVQDLDYDWETKTGRYYDYFTSGVACSEVEVDMLTGGHHIISTDIIMDVGDSLNPAIDIGQVEGAFTQGVGLFTMEELIYLEGTAINPRGQIFTNGPGNYKIPCFSDVPLEFNVSLLKGSPNKRAIYSSRGLVSHHCSWEHLLPLPFEMQ